A single genomic interval of Methylobacterium bullatum harbors:
- the yraA gene encoding Putative cysteine protease YraA yields MSDIKQSKVLILATDGFEETELTVPLQTLKSAGASVVVASPKSRESRESIRAWDKTDWGKNVAVDKDLEDIDPADYDALVLPGGQINPDKLRLEPKALDVIKTFLVSGKVVAAICHAPWLLIEVGVVKGLNLTSFSSIRTDVINAGGQWRDEAVVTDKGIVTSRNPGDLDAFCAKIIEEIEEGNHGARRLAA; encoded by the coding sequence ATGTCCGACATCAAGCAATCGAAAGTTCTCATTCTCGCCACCGACGGTTTCGAGGAAACGGAGCTGACGGTTCCGCTTCAGACGCTCAAGAGCGCCGGGGCGAGCGTCGTCGTCGCCTCGCCGAAATCGCGCGAATCGCGCGAATCCATTCGTGCCTGGGACAAGACGGATTGGGGCAAGAACGTCGCGGTGGACAAGGATCTGGAAGACATCGACCCGGCGGATTACGACGCCCTCGTGCTGCCGGGTGGGCAGATCAACCCGGACAAGCTCCGCCTCGAGCCGAAGGCCCTCGACGTGATCAAGACGTTCCTCGTCTCCGGAAAAGTAGTGGCCGCCATCTGCCACGCGCCGTGGCTGCTGATCGAGGTGGGGGTCGTGAAGGGGCTGAACCTGACGTCGTTCTCGTCGATCAGGACGGATGTCATCAATGCCGGCGGCCAATGGCGGGACGAGGCCGTGGTGACCGACAAGGGCATCGTCACGAGCCGTAATCCCGGCGATCTCGACGCATTCTGCGCCAAGATCATCGAGGAGATCGAGGAGGGCAACCACGGCGCTCGCCGCCTGGCCGCCTGA
- the cpdA_1 gene encoding 3',5'-cyclic adenosine monophosphate phosphodiesterase CpdA, with the protein MIDRPALTRRETLAGAAVLALAPSAARSSERATGSVYEVVPGGRAGIADIAVSNGRDVVRTDGQGRYALDVSDGDIVFVVKPAGFALPCDENNIPRFSYIHQPQGTPPNLRLRYRGIDPTGPLPPSIDFTLTREPEPDAFDVILFTDPQPESPVELGHVRDTAVTRVLGTKAAFGMTTGDILFDDLSFYGRSNRIIGRIGIPWFHIGGNHDLNFEAPDARYSRETYKRVYGAPYYAFHHGKALFLMLDTVHYLGAASGNGDGVGRYEGRIGERQLTFIANMLSMTPKETLVVIAMHIPLFTDLNQADPRQNVMDRERLLDLLGDRPVLSLAGHTHTTEHHYPRADATGSHHHHVLTAVSGSWWSGPSARTGIPSADSRDGTPNGFHVLSIDGAAYTTRYRPAQGEPEERMRIVLESQYRGGAGEVLRDYRPMQTLRSPVPRESVGATNLVVNVFDGGPRTSVRYRIDDGPTLEMVRTRRPDPFVAEVFLRYPEAKKPWVKAEPSSHIWVARLGGDIPAGSHRITVEVRDEYGRPYSSAMVLEVTGEDGPSRG; encoded by the coding sequence ATGATTGACCGTCCCGCTCTCACCCGCCGCGAAACCCTGGCAGGGGCCGCCGTCCTCGCCCTCGCGCCTTCGGCGGCGCGGTCGTCGGAGCGCGCGACGGGTTCCGTCTATGAAGTCGTTCCGGGGGGACGGGCAGGCATCGCGGACATCGCCGTCTCGAACGGTCGCGACGTGGTCCGCACCGACGGCCAGGGCCGCTACGCGCTCGATGTCTCGGACGGCGACATCGTCTTCGTGGTGAAGCCCGCCGGCTTCGCGCTGCCGTGCGACGAGAACAACATTCCACGCTTCAGCTACATCCACCAGCCGCAGGGTACGCCGCCCAATCTACGCCTGCGCTATCGCGGCATCGACCCGACCGGACCGCTTCCCCCCTCCATCGATTTCACCTTGACGCGCGAACCGGAGCCGGACGCGTTCGACGTGATCCTGTTCACCGATCCGCAGCCGGAAAGTCCGGTGGAACTCGGCCATGTCCGGGATACGGCGGTGACGCGGGTCCTCGGCACGAAGGCCGCCTTCGGCATGACCACGGGCGACATCCTGTTCGACGATCTGTCGTTCTACGGCCGCTCGAACCGCATCATCGGGCGCATCGGAATCCCCTGGTTCCATATCGGCGGCAACCACGACCTCAACTTCGAGGCGCCCGACGCCCGCTACAGCCGCGAGACCTACAAGCGGGTCTACGGCGCGCCCTATTATGCTTTCCACCACGGCAAGGCGCTGTTCCTGATGCTCGACACCGTGCATTATCTGGGCGCCGCATCGGGCAATGGCGACGGAGTAGGCCGCTACGAGGGACGCATCGGCGAGCGGCAGCTCACTTTCATCGCCAATATGCTGTCGATGACGCCGAAGGAGACCCTCGTCGTCATCGCGATGCATATCCCGCTGTTCACCGATCTCAACCAGGCCGATCCGCGCCAGAACGTGATGGACCGGGAGCGTCTGCTCGACCTCCTCGGCGACCGACCCGTGCTCAGCCTCGCCGGCCATACCCACACGACGGAGCACCATTACCCCCGCGCAGACGCAACCGGGAGCCACCATCACCACGTCCTCACCGCCGTCTCCGGATCGTGGTGGAGCGGCCCCTCCGCTCGCACCGGCATTCCCTCGGCCGACAGCCGCGACGGGACGCCCAACGGTTTCCACGTCCTGTCCATCGACGGCGCCGCCTACACCACCCGGTACCGCCCGGCTCAGGGCGAGCCGGAAGAGAGGATGAGAATCGTGCTGGAGAGCCAGTATCGCGGAGGGGCCGGTGAGGTCCTGCGCGATTACCGGCCGATGCAGACCCTGCGCTCGCCAGTACCGCGCGAGAGCGTCGGGGCGACCAATCTGGTGGTGAACGTCTTCGACGGCGGTCCGCGCACCAGCGTCCGGTACCGCATCGACGACGGTCCCACCCTCGAGATGGTACGCACGCGGCGGCCCGACCCGTTCGTCGCCGAGGTCTTCCTCCGCTATCCGGAGGCGAAGAAGCCGTGGGTGAAGGCCGAGCCGTCGAGCCACATCTGGGTCGCGCGCCTCGGCGGCGACATTCCGGCCGGTAGCCATCGCATTACCGTCGAGGTCCGGGACGAGTACGGGCGCCCGTACTCGTCCGCCATGGTCCTCGAAGTCACAGGGGAGGACGGCCCTTCGCGGGGCTGA
- a CDS encoding Aspartate aminotransferase produces the protein MGFLADALSKVKPSATIAMTQKARELKASGMDVISLSVGEPDFDTPDHIKEAAIDAIRRGETKYTPVSGIVPLREAIVRKFKRENGLDYKASQTIVGTGGKHVIYNALLATLNPGDEVVIPRPYWVSYPEMVVLCGGTPVFAETDMEHDFKLQPEELDRVITPKTKWIILNSPSNPSGAAYARDEMKKITDVLMRHPHVWVLTDDMYEHLCYGNFEFVTPAQVEPGLYDRTLTMNGVSKAYAMTGWRIGYAAGPEHLIKAMDFVQGQQTSGASSISQWAAVAALDGTQEHLARFRAAFHERRDLVVSMLNQTKGLKCPTPEGAFYVYPSCAETIGRRTPSGKVIQSDEDFVLELLQAEGVAAVHGSAFGLGPNLRISYATSNTALEEACTRIQRFCGSLS, from the coding sequence ATGGGCTTTCTCGCCGACGCCCTGTCCAAGGTGAAGCCGTCCGCGACCATCGCGATGACGCAGAAGGCCCGCGAGCTGAAGGCCAGTGGGATGGACGTGATCAGCCTGTCGGTGGGCGAGCCCGATTTCGATACGCCGGACCACATCAAGGAAGCGGCCATCGACGCGATCCGTCGCGGCGAGACCAAGTACACGCCGGTCTCCGGCATCGTGCCCCTGCGCGAGGCGATCGTGCGGAAGTTCAAGCGCGAGAACGGGCTCGACTACAAGGCGTCGCAGACCATCGTCGGCACCGGCGGCAAGCACGTCATCTACAATGCCCTCCTCGCCACCCTGAACCCCGGCGACGAAGTGGTGATCCCGCGCCCCTACTGGGTCTCGTATCCGGAGATGGTGGTGCTGTGCGGCGGCACGCCGGTCTTCGCCGAAACGGATATGGAGCATGATTTCAAGCTCCAGCCGGAAGAGCTGGATCGGGTCATCACGCCGAAGACCAAGTGGATCATTCTCAACTCGCCGTCGAACCCCTCCGGCGCAGCCTATGCCCGCGACGAGATGAAGAAGATCACCGACGTGCTGATGCGGCACCCGCATGTCTGGGTGCTCACCGACGACATGTACGAGCACCTCTGCTACGGCAATTTCGAGTTCGTGACGCCGGCCCAGGTGGAACCCGGCCTCTACGACCGCACGCTGACCATGAACGGCGTCTCGAAAGCCTATGCGATGACCGGCTGGCGCATCGGCTACGCCGCCGGTCCCGAGCACCTCATCAAGGCGATGGATTTCGTCCAGGGCCAGCAGACCTCCGGCGCCTCCTCGATCTCGCAATGGGCGGCGGTGGCGGCCCTCGATGGCACGCAGGAGCATCTGGCCCGTTTCCGCGCCGCCTTCCACGAGCGCCGCGACCTCGTGGTCTCCATGCTGAACCAGACCAAGGGCCTCAAATGCCCGACGCCGGAAGGCGCCTTCTACGTCTACCCGTCCTGCGCGGAGACGATCGGGCGCAGGACGCCGTCGGGCAAGGTCATCCAGTCCGATGAGGATTTCGTGCTGGAGCTGCTCCAGGCCGAGGGCGTCGCCGCCGTTCACGGCTCGGCCTTCGGGCTCGGACCGAACCTGCGCATCTCCTACGCCACGTCGAACACGGCTCTGGAAGAGGCCTGCACCCGCATCCAACGCTTCTGCGGCTCGCTGAGCTGA
- the cysN gene encoding Sulfate adenylyltransferase subunit 1 has protein sequence MTIHQSPEAFGYDSFLAAHQSKEVLRFITCGSVDDGKSTLIGRLLHDTKQIFDDQVTALQRDSRKHGTQGAEIDLALLVDGLQAEREQGITIDVAYRFFSTDKRSFIVADTPGHEQYTRNMATGASTADVAVILVDARQGLTRQTRRHALLVSLLGIKRVVLAVNKMDLVGWSQAKFEEITAAFDAFAAPLGFTEIRPIPLSAKNGDNVVLPGAAVPWYTGTPLLQYLEEVPVRVEEQAAPFRLPVQWVNRPNSDFRGFSGLIASGRIAPGDAIIVEPSGRTSTIARIFTADGDLPHAVEGQSVTLVLADEIDASRGSVIVTADAPMRVSDRFDARLFWAAETELLPGATLLAKIGTVTVNATVTTIHTRVDPESGNPVPAARLVANDIADVTLSLDRAVAIDAYTANRDTGGFILIDRETTDTAALGLIHADKATAAEKDEPEATRAAKSGGGFLSKLRWVFGGI, from the coding sequence ATGACGATCCATCAGTCACCCGAAGCCTTCGGCTACGACAGCTTCCTCGCCGCTCACCAGAGCAAGGAAGTGCTGCGCTTCATTACCTGCGGCTCCGTCGACGACGGCAAGTCGACCCTGATCGGCCGCCTCCTGCACGACACCAAGCAGATCTTCGACGATCAGGTGACGGCGCTGCAGCGCGATTCGCGCAAGCACGGCACCCAGGGCGCCGAGATCGATCTCGCCCTTCTCGTGGACGGTCTTCAGGCCGAGCGAGAGCAGGGCATCACCATCGATGTCGCTTACCGCTTCTTCTCCACCGACAAGCGCTCGTTCATCGTCGCCGACACGCCCGGCCACGAGCAGTACACCCGCAACATGGCGACCGGTGCCTCCACGGCCGATGTCGCCGTGATCCTGGTGGACGCTCGGCAGGGGCTGACCCGCCAGACCCGGCGTCACGCCCTGCTGGTCTCGCTGCTCGGGATCAAGCGCGTCGTCCTCGCCGTGAACAAGATGGATCTGGTAGGCTGGTCGCAGGCCAAATTCGAGGAGATCACGGCGGCGTTCGACGCGTTCGCCGCGCCCCTGGGCTTCACCGAAATCCGGCCCATCCCGCTTTCCGCCAAGAACGGCGACAACGTCGTCCTGCCCGGTGCCGCCGTGCCCTGGTACACGGGAACGCCGCTTCTCCAGTACCTCGAAGAAGTGCCGGTGCGGGTCGAGGAGCAGGCCGCTCCGTTCCGTCTTCCGGTCCAGTGGGTGAACCGTCCGAACTCCGATTTCCGCGGGTTCTCCGGTCTCATCGCCAGCGGCCGCATCGCCCCCGGCGACGCGATCATCGTCGAGCCTTCGGGCCGGACCTCCACCATCGCACGGATCTTCACCGCCGATGGCGACCTCCCGCATGCCGTGGAGGGCCAGTCCGTCACCCTCGTACTCGCCGACGAGATCGACGCCTCGCGCGGTTCGGTGATCGTCACGGCCGATGCGCCGATGCGGGTGAGCGACCGTTTCGACGCCCGTCTCTTCTGGGCGGCCGAGACCGAACTCCTGCCCGGCGCCACGCTGCTGGCCAAGATCGGCACCGTAACGGTAAACGCCACTGTCACGACCATCCATACGCGGGTCGATCCCGAGAGCGGCAATCCCGTTCCGGCCGCCCGCCTCGTGGCCAACGACATCGCGGACGTGACCCTGAGCCTGGACCGCGCCGTGGCCATCGATGCCTACACGGCGAACCGCGACACCGGCGGGTTCATCCTCATCGACCGCGAGACCACCGATACGGCGGCCCTCGGGCTGATCCATGCGGACAAGGCCACGGCGGCGGAGAAGGACGAGCCGGAGGCGACCCGCGCTGCGAAATCCGGCGGAGGGTTCCTGTCCAAGCTGCGCTGGGTGTTCGGCGGCATCTGA
- the cysD gene encoding Sulfate adenylyltransferase subunit 2 — protein MSAATALAATLPERLTHLQRLEAESIHIMRETVADTENPVMLYSIGKDSSVLLHLALKAFAPGRLPFPLMHIDTTWKFKEMIAFRDQRAKELGLDLIVHTNQEGLARGIGPISHGSEVHTDVMKTQALRQALDKHKFDAAFGGARRDEEASRAKERIFSLRTAQHRWDPKRQRAEPWHLYNLKKKRGESLRVFPISNWTELDVWLYIEQEQIPIVPLYFAKPRPVVERDGQLILVDDDRLPLNPGETPQNLSVRFRTLGDYPLTGAVESDAATLPEIIGETLAARTSERQGRVIDKDGSGAMERKKQEGYF, from the coding sequence ATGAGCGCCGCCACCGCCCTGGCCGCCACGCTGCCCGAGCGCCTGACTCACCTGCAGCGTCTCGAAGCCGAGAGCATCCACATCATGCGGGAGACGGTCGCCGACACCGAGAACCCCGTGATGCTCTATTCGATCGGCAAAGATTCGTCGGTGCTCCTGCATCTGGCGCTGAAGGCCTTCGCGCCGGGCCGTCTGCCGTTCCCCCTGATGCACATCGATACGACGTGGAAGTTCAAGGAGATGATCGCGTTTCGCGATCAGCGCGCCAAGGAACTCGGCCTCGACCTGATCGTCCACACGAATCAGGAGGGCCTGGCCCGTGGCATCGGCCCGATCAGCCACGGTTCGGAAGTCCATACCGACGTGATGAAGACGCAGGCGCTGCGTCAGGCGCTGGACAAGCACAAGTTCGACGCGGCCTTCGGCGGCGCGCGGCGCGACGAGGAGGCGTCCCGCGCCAAGGAGCGTATCTTCTCCCTGCGCACGGCCCAGCACCGCTGGGACCCGAAACGCCAGCGCGCCGAGCCCTGGCACCTCTACAACCTCAAGAAGAAGCGCGGCGAATCTCTGCGCGTCTTCCCGATCTCGAATTGGACCGAGCTCGATGTCTGGCTCTACATCGAGCAGGAGCAGATACCGATCGTGCCGCTCTACTTCGCCAAGCCCCGGCCCGTGGTGGAGCGCGACGGCCAGTTGATCCTGGTCGACGACGACCGCCTGCCGCTGAACCCCGGCGAGACCCCGCAGAACCTGTCCGTGCGTTTCCGGACGCTGGGCGACTATCCGCTCACCGGCGCGGTCGAGAGCGATGCCGCGACCCTGCCCGAGATCATCGGCGAGACCCTGGCCGCCCGGACCTCCGAGCGTCAGGGCCGCGTGATCGACAAGGACGGGTCGGGCGCCATGGAGCGCAAGAAGCAGGAGGGGTATTTCTAA
- the cysH gene encoding Thioredoxin-dependent 5'-adenylylsulfate reductase, with protein MSTSLERTARDLASAMAGLDLKGRIRAIEAAIPGRLVFTTSLGIEDQALTHALAMAKGRTEIVTLDTGRLFPETYDVWAETESAYGIRIQAYAPERVSEEAFVREEGINGFRHSVAARQACCGFRKVEPLSRALDGAAGWLTGLRAGQSANRSDTPLAEADDARGLIKINPLADWTRADVDRFVIDNYIPYNVLHDRGFPSIGCAPCTRAVKIGESERAGRWWWEQESKKECGLHVHQPEANVQPGQEAAAFEPTPRNSNLEIAR; from the coding sequence ATGAGTACTTCCCTGGAACGAACGGCGCGGGACCTCGCGTCCGCCATGGCCGGCCTCGATCTCAAGGGGCGCATTCGTGCGATCGAGGCCGCGATCCCCGGCAGGCTGGTCTTCACCACCAGCCTCGGCATCGAGGATCAGGCTCTCACCCATGCCCTCGCCATGGCCAAGGGGCGGACGGAGATCGTCACCCTCGATACGGGCCGGCTCTTTCCCGAGACCTACGACGTCTGGGCGGAGACCGAGTCGGCCTACGGCATCCGCATCCAGGCCTATGCGCCCGAGCGGGTCTCGGAAGAGGCGTTCGTGCGGGAAGAAGGCATCAACGGCTTTCGCCATTCGGTCGCGGCCCGGCAAGCCTGCTGCGGCTTCCGCAAGGTCGAGCCGCTGAGCCGCGCCCTCGACGGCGCCGCCGGTTGGCTGACGGGTCTGCGGGCGGGTCAATCCGCGAACCGTTCGGACACGCCCCTCGCGGAGGCCGACGACGCGCGCGGGCTCATCAAGATCAATCCGCTTGCGGATTGGACCCGCGCCGATGTCGACCGCTTCGTCATCGACAATTACATTCCCTACAACGTCCTTCACGACCGCGGCTTTCCCTCGATCGGCTGCGCCCCTTGCACCCGCGCCGTGAAGATCGGTGAATCCGAGCGCGCCGGCCGCTGGTGGTGGGAGCAGGAATCCAAGAAGGAATGCGGCCTTCACGTGCACCAGCCCGAGGCGAACGTTCAGCCGGGCCAGGAAGCCGCCGCATTCGAACCGACACCCCGTAACAGCAATCTGGAGATTGCCCGATGA
- the lrp_1 gene encoding Leucine-responsive regulatory protein, producing MDSIDLKILALLQNDATLSIATIGEKVGLSQTPCWKRIQRLEADGVIDRRVAVLDPVKLGLGLTVFVSIETSDHSRDWLERFAATVSAMPEVLEFYRMAGDVDYMLRVVVADMQAYDTFYKQLIATLPLKNVTSRFAMEKVKSTTALPLPSAPTNGRFVPTLSVVAGE from the coding sequence GTGGACTCGATCGATCTCAAGATCCTGGCGCTGCTCCAGAACGACGCCACCCTGTCGATCGCTACGATCGGCGAGAAGGTCGGCCTGTCGCAGACGCCCTGCTGGAAGCGGATCCAGCGCCTCGAAGCGGATGGTGTGATCGACCGGCGGGTCGCTGTCCTCGATCCGGTCAAGTTGGGTCTCGGCCTCACCGTCTTCGTCTCGATCGAGACGTCGGATCATTCGCGTGACTGGCTCGAACGCTTCGCCGCCACCGTCTCGGCCATGCCGGAAGTGCTGGAATTCTACCGCATGGCGGGCGATGTGGATTACATGCTGCGGGTCGTTGTCGCCGATATGCAGGCTTACGACACCTTTTATAAGCAACTCATCGCGACGTTGCCCCTGAAGAACGTGACGTCACGATTCGCCATGGAAAAAGTGAAGTCGACGACGGCACTTCCGCTTCCGTCAGCGCCGACGAACGGGCGTTTCGTACCGACGCTCTCCGTGGTGGCTGGAGAATAA
- the cysJ_1 gene encoding Sulfite reductase [NADPH] flavoprotein alpha-component → MARQAILPRTAPFDDSERASLDAVLGAATPIQRAWLAGFLAGLDAAGGQPAALPAAPPKAAEPLTIIYASESGNCEALAGSVAKLAKKSGFKPKVVDFADLDVATLTVSKNLIAIAATWGEGEPPARATRAYNELMGDGAPRLDGVTFGVLALGDTSYVEFCAIGKALDERFEALGGKRGAERADLDLDFDKPAADWIKNTLKALAPAPSADNVVAVDFAGRAAAEDDDAEPSREPVVVEVVDHINLNSSLSDKETIHLALEFEDGAPAYEPGDSLEIYPENDPALVEDILRATNLSGEEALRKALLSERDITTLSATTVERFAKATSHAEAQKLIDSGEVRAWIEGRHLIDLIETFPATLSAEHLNTITRPLPPRAYSIASSRREVGDEVHLVIAAVRYETHGRSRSGVTSVQVADRIRNGSKLRVKLKPNRHFRLPQDPATDIIMVGPGTGVAPFRAFVQERRAIEATGRSWLFFGDRKFTHDFLYQLEWQEALEDGSLTKIDVAFSRDQPEKIYVQDRIRHHARELVEWLDGGASFYVCGDANRMAKDVRNAVVHAYAEVKSLSEADAEAAVAALERAHRYQQDVY, encoded by the coding sequence ATGGCACGACAAGCGATCCTCCCCCGCACCGCCCCGTTCGACGACAGCGAACGCGCGAGCCTCGACGCCGTCCTCGGGGCGGCGACACCGATTCAGCGCGCCTGGCTCGCGGGCTTCCTCGCCGGTCTCGACGCGGCCGGGGGCCAGCCTGCCGCCCTCCCCGCCGCCCCGCCCAAGGCCGCCGAGCCGCTGACGATCATCTACGCCAGCGAATCCGGCAATTGCGAAGCCCTGGCGGGTTCCGTCGCCAAGCTCGCCAAGAAGAGCGGCTTCAAGCCGAAGGTGGTGGATTTCGCCGACCTCGACGTCGCCACGCTGACGGTCTCAAAGAACCTCATCGCCATCGCGGCGACCTGGGGCGAGGGTGAACCTCCGGCCCGCGCCACCCGCGCCTACAACGAGTTGATGGGCGACGGGGCCCCCCGCCTCGACGGCGTGACCTTCGGCGTTCTGGCGCTGGGGGATACCTCCTATGTGGAGTTCTGCGCCATCGGCAAGGCGCTCGACGAGCGATTCGAGGCGCTGGGCGGCAAGCGCGGGGCCGAGCGGGCCGATCTCGATCTCGATTTCGACAAGCCCGCCGCCGACTGGATCAAGAACACCCTGAAGGCGCTGGCGCCCGCGCCGAGCGCCGATAACGTCGTCGCGGTGGATTTCGCCGGGCGCGCCGCCGCCGAGGACGACGATGCCGAGCCGAGCCGCGAGCCGGTGGTGGTGGAGGTGGTGGATCATATCAACCTCAACTCGTCGCTCTCCGACAAGGAAACGATCCATCTGGCCCTCGAATTCGAGGACGGCGCTCCGGCCTACGAGCCCGGCGATTCGCTCGAGATCTACCCCGAGAACGATCCGGCCCTCGTCGAGGACATCCTCAGGGCGACGAACCTCTCCGGCGAAGAGGCCCTGCGCAAGGCCTTGCTGTCCGAGCGCGACATCACCACGCTCTCGGCCACCACCGTGGAGCGGTTCGCCAAGGCGACGAGCCATGCCGAGGCGCAGAAGCTCATCGACAGCGGCGAGGTGCGCGCCTGGATCGAGGGGCGCCACCTCATCGATCTGATCGAGACCTTTCCGGCCACCCTTTCGGCGGAGCACCTCAACACCATCACCCGGCCCCTGCCCCCGCGCGCCTATTCCATCGCCTCCTCGCGTAGGGAAGTCGGGGACGAGGTTCATCTCGTCATCGCCGCCGTGCGCTACGAGACGCATGGGCGGTCACGCTCGGGCGTCACCTCGGTGCAGGTCGCCGACCGGATCAGGAACGGCAGCAAGCTGCGGGTGAAGCTGAAGCCGAACCGGCATTTCCGCCTGCCGCAGGACCCGGCCACCGACATCATCATGGTCGGCCCCGGCACCGGCGTCGCCCCGTTCCGCGCCTTCGTGCAGGAACGCCGCGCGATCGAGGCCACCGGCCGCTCGTGGCTGTTCTTCGGTGACCGCAAGTTCACCCACGACTTCCTCTACCAGCTCGAATGGCAGGAGGCCCTGGAGGACGGCTCGCTCACGAAGATCGACGTGGCCTTCTCCCGCGACCAGCCCGAGAAGATCTACGTGCAGGACCGTATCCGCCACCACGCCAGGGAGTTGGTGGAATGGCTCGACGGCGGCGCCAGCTTCTACGTCTGCGGCGACGCCAACAGGATGGCCAAGGATGTCCGTAACGCGGTCGTCCATGCCTATGCCGAGGTCAAATCGCTGAGCGAGGCCGATGCCGAGGCCGCCGTCGCGGCCCTGGAGCGTGCGCATCGCTACCAGCAGGACGTTTACTAG
- the cysI gene encoding Sulfite reductase [NADPH] hemoprotein beta-component, translating to MDDLTPPRTYETPPTTRPIDEAEAAREAGLAHNEHIKIASGFLRGTLADGLLKHATGAISEDDGQLVKFHGMYQQDDRDLRPERTKKKLDKAYSFMIRLRIAGGVVTPKQWLVLDNIATTYANGTLRATTRQTFQYHGVIKSNLKRTMAAIDGALLDTIAACGDVNRNVMASTNPAQSGAHKAAYELGKEISDSLLPKTNAWREIWLDGEKVIGGEPESEPVYGRTYLPRKFKIVIAVPPSNEVDVFAHDLGFIAILDKKNKVTGWNVTVGGGMGMTHGEPDTFPRTADVMLFCKPDEAVRVAEAVMTVQRDWGNRKNRKNARLKYTIERYGLAAFRAEVEKRVGVKLADPKPFAFTGNGDRYGWTEGDNGRHHLTLYVPSGRIKDVEGDGPKLLTGLRRIAEIHEGDFRLTGNQNVIIANVPAEKRAEIEALVDEYGMQKGAGALRRNSIACVALPTCGLALAESERYLPDLMTELEESLASHGLQDDEITIRMTGCPNGCARPFIAEIGFVGRGPERYHLYLGAAFDGSRLGKLYAEDVTASEIRTILDPLFGAYAQGKNPGERFGDFLIRAGYVARTFNGPDFHTNIGALKGVA from the coding sequence ATGGACGACCTGACCCCTCCCCGCACCTACGAGACCCCGCCGACCACGCGTCCCATCGACGAGGCCGAAGCGGCGCGCGAGGCGGGCCTCGCGCATAACGAGCACATCAAGATCGCGAGCGGTTTCCTGCGCGGAACCCTGGCCGACGGTCTGCTCAAGCACGCCACCGGGGCGATCTCCGAGGATGACGGCCAGCTCGTGAAGTTCCACGGGATGTACCAGCAGGATGACCGCGACCTGCGACCCGAGCGGACCAAGAAGAAGCTCGACAAGGCCTACAGCTTCATGATCCGCCTGCGCATCGCCGGCGGGGTGGTGACACCGAAGCAGTGGCTCGTCCTCGACAACATCGCCACCACCTACGCCAACGGCACCCTGCGGGCGACCACGCGCCAGACCTTCCAGTATCACGGCGTCATCAAGTCGAACCTCAAGCGCACGATGGCCGCCATCGACGGCGCCTTGCTCGATACCATCGCCGCCTGCGGCGACGTCAACCGCAACGTGATGGCCTCCACGAATCCGGCCCAGTCCGGCGCTCACAAGGCCGCCTACGAACTCGGCAAGGAGATCTCCGACAGCCTCCTGCCAAAGACCAATGCCTGGCGCGAGATCTGGCTCGATGGCGAGAAGGTGATCGGCGGCGAACCGGAATCCGAGCCCGTCTACGGCAGGACCTACCTGCCGCGTAAGTTCAAGATCGTGATCGCCGTACCGCCCTCGAACGAGGTCGACGTCTTCGCGCACGATCTCGGGTTCATCGCCATCCTCGACAAGAAGAACAAGGTGACGGGCTGGAACGTCACTGTCGGTGGCGGCATGGGCATGACCCATGGCGAGCCCGATACTTTCCCGCGCACGGCCGACGTGATGCTGTTCTGCAAGCCCGACGAGGCGGTGCGGGTGGCCGAGGCGGTGATGACCGTCCAGCGCGACTGGGGCAACCGCAAGAACCGCAAGAACGCCCGGCTCAAGTATACGATCGAGCGGTACGGCCTCGCCGCCTTCCGCGCCGAGGTGGAGAAGCGCGTCGGTGTGAAACTGGCCGATCCCAAACCCTTCGCCTTCACCGGGAACGGCGACCGCTATGGCTGGACCGAGGGCGACAATGGCCGCCATCACTTGACCCTCTATGTCCCGTCCGGCCGCATCAAGGATGTGGAGGGCGACGGCCCGAAGCTCCTGACCGGCCTTCGCCGGATCGCGGAGATCCACGAGGGCGATTTCCGGCTCACCGGCAATCAGAACGTCATCATCGCTAACGTGCCGGCCGAGAAGCGTGCGGAGATCGAGGCGCTGGTGGACGAATACGGCATGCAGAAGGGAGCGGGCGCCTTGCGCCGTAACTCCATCGCCTGCGTCGCCCTACCCACCTGCGGCCTGGCTCTGGCGGAAAGCGAGCGCTACCTGCCGGACCTGATGACGGAACTGGAGGAGAGCCTCGCCTCGCACGGGCTGCAGGACGACGAGATCACGATCCGCATGACGGGCTGCCCCAATGGCTGCGCCCGTCCCTTCATCGCCGAGATCGGCTTCGTCGGTCGCGGCCCGGAGCGCTATCACCTCTATCTCGGTGCGGCCTTCGACGGCTCACGCCTCGGCAAGCTCTATGCCGAAGACGTGACCGCCTCGGAGATCAGGACGATCCTCGATCCGCTCTTCGGCGCCTACGCTCAGGGTAAGAATCCAGGTGAACGGTTCGGCGACTTCCTGATCCGCGCCGGCTACGTAGCGAGAACCTTCAACGGGCCGGATTTCCACACGAATATCGGCGCCCTGAAGGGCGTCGCCTGA